The following nucleotide sequence is from Novipirellula galeiformis.
AGCAATGCGGTCTTGCCAAACCTAGCATAGCCATGTTGCATGGCGTGGCATCGCGAGCTCGGCAAGCGTTTGTTTGCCATCCCGGATCAAAGCTTGCGGAATCGGCAACCGTGCGTGAAGAGCCGACCGTCACCTTATTTTCGCGTACGCAGCCTAAACGGCTTCCTCGAGATTCCCACGTGTCTCAATGACCTTTGACTGTAACGCCGGAGGTGGGAAAAGCTGAAAAACGCGAGCTGGCTTTGCGTCATGCGCCGCCAGTTTCGCGATTTACTGTTTGACGGTCAAATCTTTCAGTGATCCTTCACCGCGAGATCGTGGGTCTGTTGAACTGACGCGGTCATTGAAGTCGCGAACGAATCGATGACGTTTTATGGCAGTACAACCAAACAGCAAAAAATGGAAGCAACATCCGTGTACATGAGTTGTGGACGCCCAGTTCGCAATCGTTCCTTCGGTGGAAACTCCCAAGCTACTCGTCGTTTGAATCCATCAAGACGACTTCCGAAAACCTGAATCATTCAGGACTCGTTTATCCAAACAAAAAGTCAATTACGGTTCCATTCCGTAATGCTTCTTATTGCGTTCTAGACACTCCGCTGAGAATGAGAGGAAGGTGGCGAACCGAGGGATCCAAGCAAGCTTGAGTCGTTCGGATTTCCCATCAGGATCTCTCCGTCAATCAGGTTTGTGAAAAGTTAAAAGAGAAGCAATCGCGTTGACGTTGTTACTCGCAGTTCATCAACGTTCTGAACGTGCGTGAATGTGGCGACGTTCGGTAGCGATGTCAACAACAAACCGGCAAGAGTTTTTCAAGCGAACGTTGCGTTATCGTGAAACTTCCGCAAAACACTGGCGTTGCTCACTTAAAAAAAGTTTTCAAAAAACGCGAACGTGATTGGCTAAGTTTACATCGCACGATCACATGCCACCTGCGCCAAATTCAGTACCGCGTTTACGGATCAACTTGCGTTACAATCGTCACCGTTACCGCTCGTCATGCTTTCCATCGTAAGTACCACATGCTAGCAGTGGTGCAGGTTCCCCAATGTGTCGTCGTAACGATTTTGGACAACGCGTTACACATCGTTGGACTCGACGTTTACTCGTGGGTGTTCAGTGATCACCAACGCATGGACACACGTCATCGTTCATCGAGAGAGCATTAAAATTCGACCGCAAACTTCGACCTTGGGGGTTTGTTTCTCGCTCGTCAAATTGCGGTGTTAAACAAAAACAAATGGCTTCATTCGGTGTCCATCTTAGGGTCACAACGGATCATCGCATCGCACGCTGGCGGTAACCCGCATCCATCGCCCGCGGTAACCCGCACACTGTCACCCCAATAGCTGCGATCAACCCAGAAGCTGTAATCGAATCCGATGCGTGTCACCTTGCAGCAAGGATCGTGGCAAGCGAATGCCTTAAGTTGAATCAATCATCGAGGTCTTTTTGCGCCGTGACCTACCGTGTGCCATCGAGTCAGCGTTTCGGAGGCAGCCCGAGATCGCTGATCCCTGCGATCTCGCAGAGACGATAGCATGCCGCCCGTCATCATGCCGCCCGTCATCAGGCCACCCGTCATCAGGCCACCCGTCATCAGGCCACCCGTCATCAGGCCACCCGTCGGGATCGATTGGGCGGTAAGCTTTCTGACCTGACTAGACACCTCCCGCTGCACTTCTCAATGCCGTTGCGTTGCCTTAAGGGGCAGAATTCGAGGGCTCACTGGGGCCGATGCATCTGGGGGGCAAACAGTACCGAAACGAAGACAGATTCGGTGCCCCGGTTCGCACGGGGACGTCCGCAGAAAAAGTCCGCAGGGCACGGTCCGCAGGGACCGCCCCTGAGGGATGCTGAGCCGGTCCCGCATGTTCGCCGGTATCGACTCTAAACCTCGTGTTGACGCTGTTCCGACGGCACTCCCCCCCTTCTTGGCGGTGGTTGGCTGAGATCCATTCACACAGGCTGGAAAATGCTTGACCCTCCTCAGTCATGCCCATTAAGATTAAGGGAGCGTTGGGTGAGGTTGGCAAGTCTAGCATTGATTGCCAGAAGGTTTCTAGAAAGTTTTCTGTCTACCGTTAGACGCGCTGCAACTGTTCCGGAGGCAAGTCCATGACTGCGGTTGTTACGACAAATCGAGCAACGACAAAGGCGTTTGTGGTCAATTCTGCTTTTCTGCAGGAGATCAAAGACAGTCATCCTGAGTTATGGGAAACGCTACATCGGGTGCGTCAAGTCTGTGAGTGTGAGGACACCCCGTTTCAATCGGTGAGTCAGCTGGTTCGTTTATTGAACGAACTTCGCGACCAAATGGCATTTCAATTTGCGTTGGAAGAAGCCTACGGCTACATCGAAGTCGGTTTGGACTTCGCGGCAACGGAAGCGAACCAAGCGAGAAAAGTAATCGCTCAGCATTGTTCGCTGTATTTGCAATTAAGCGAACTGATCGAGAAAGCCGAAGAGCTTCAATATCGCGGTGCGGCGGCGGCACACGTCCACGAGTTAATCGCGGAAACTCAGGCGTTCGACGAGCGACTACGTGCTCATGAGCGATCCGAAGACGAGCTGATCGAAGCGTCATTCGACAGACGCTAATTACATTTTGTTGGCAATGATGAAAGGGGAGCATTTCGCATGCATACTGGCTCAAGATTCAAACCGATGGAAATCCTGTTGGTCGAAGATGGTCTAATGGATGCGAGGGTGACCATTCACTCGCTACGACGTAGCCAAGTGCCCCATCGACTCACACTCGTTCGTTGTGTCAGCGAGGCGCTTCAATTTTTGCGACGTGAAGGAATCTTCGCACGCGCTCCCAAGCCCGATTTGTTGTTGCTTGACCTGAATTTGCCCGATGGCTCAGGCATTGATGTGATCGAGGCCCTGAAACATAGCGATGTGAACACCGAAACATTGACGACCGTGGTATTGACCGCGAACGAAGAAGAGTGCGTTCGCGATCGCTGTAACGAGCTTGGAGTGCACGATTACATTCGCAAACCCGTCCATGAAGATGAATTCATGCGTGTGGTTCGCGATCACAAACGGTTGATGGTTCACTCGACGCCCGTATTGGCATAGGCGTTTGCCCGCTCGCATGCACTGCCGAGACTTGCGAGCCACCGTAGCACTTTCCCACAGCCCCGCTTTTCCACCGCCCCAGCTCTCGCTGAGTGTACGGAACCCTCACGACGACACTCGCACGGTGTCACGCACTACGCTGGCGACTTTCTGTCGCCGCGGGCCGGTCCCGTCTCTTTCCCACCATTCCGTCTCCTTCCCACCATTCCGCCTCATTCGCAGGCGGCTGATCAAAGGCAAGAACGGTTCAAGCTTCAGACTCCCGCACGGCAAAAGATCCGTGCGTTCAAAAGCACCCTTCGTAGGCTACTTCTGGAACCATTTTTTAATGGTGTAAACCGTTGTAGCGCGACCGGTACGAGCGATCGACGTGGTCAACGGAATCTCTTTAGGGCACACCGACACGCAGTTCTGTGCATTCCCACAAGACTGGATCCCGCCGGGGCCGGTGAGCGCGTCGAGTCGATCGTCAGCCAGCGATTTTCCGGTCGGATGGTTATTGAACAACATCGCCTGTGAAATCGCGTGGGGGCCAACAAACGCGGTGTCAAACTCCGCGTCCTTGCGGGCCTGGAACGCTTCGTCGGATTCGCCTTCCTGACGCTCCAGCTCGATCTTCGCAAACTGCGGACATGCGTCCAAGCAACATCCACAGCTCATGCATTGGCTGAGCGGGTAGTTTTGCTCCTGATCTTCACGAGAGACCCGTTCGCCGGCTCCCATGTTGTAGTAGCTGTCTACAGGCACCCAAGCCTTGACGCGTGTCAAGTTACGGAACAATCGTTCGCGATCGACTTGAAGGTCACGGACCACTGGGAATTTGCTCATCGGCTCGAGTACAAGCTCATCGCTGTTCTCGGCTAACAAACGGTCCACGAGTGCACTGCAGCTTTGTCGAACGCGCCCGTTGATCACCATCGTGCAAGAGCCGCAAACCTCCTCGAGGCATCCGCAATCCCAAGCGACTGGAGCGACCTTTTTACCATCGGACGTCTTCGCTTGAGCTGCGATCCGTTGCAGTACGCCGATCACGTTCAATTCGGGTTCGTACTTGATTTGATGCAGTTCCCAATACGCGTCCTTTCCAGGGCCGTCTTGGCGACGAACACGAACTTTGATGAACTCGGGACGTTTTTTCAATTTGGGTTCGAGGGCAATCATCCGTCGATCCTAGCAATGGCAAAAGTTGTGATTTAAAAAATTGAATGAGACGATCTGTGTTTTGATGTGGGACAACTTCCTATTCGCCGCGGGGGCGAAATGGGTTGCAAGCGACTCCCACGATCCGCTTAGGGGGCAACCGCCTTTTGGGCGCGTTTGTTCCATACCTCTTCGATTTCTTCGGCACCGACCAAACCATACAATCGAGGTCGCGGTGGAATCAATGAAGTGTCGACATCCTCGTAAGCAAGATCGGGCATCTGAGTTTCTTGGTTCCAACTCGCCACCGTTGTCTTCAAGTACTTGCGGTTGTTCTCTTCAAACGCATCGCACCATTCCTCGGCTTGTTGACGACGCTCGGTTGGATCCTCGGCGGTCAAAGGCGGTTTTTGGAAGTCGGGTTTGAAGTGAGCTCCACGACACTCGTCGCGTTGCAACGCCCCTTTCAAAATCGTCTTGGCCAATGGGAACATGTCTTGGAGTGATTTCGCGAAAATCACGTTCTGGTTGGTCCAGCTACCGGTGTCCGATAAACTAACGCCCATCGCACGTTGATGTAGATCCTGGATCTTCTCGACCGCGTCGGATAGTTGGTCATTACGACGAACCACCGTGGCAACACGTGTCATCAGATCGCCTAGTTCCTGATGAATCAAATACGGGTTCTCATCGCGTCCCGGATGACCGGTCAACAAATCTTGATGGCGTTTGGTCTGAGTCTCCACGGCCGCGGATAAGACCGAAGCGGGAACGTCGTTGGCACCGCCCGATTGATTGTTGGCGTAGTTGACGATGGAAGGCCCCGTGAACAATCCCGTGAAGATACAAGACAACAACGAGTTCGCGCCCAAGCGGTTCGCACCATGGTAGTGATAATCGCACTCGCCGATCGCGTACAAACCGGGGATATTGGTCATGTGATTTTGCGGAGCTCCCGCTTCGAGGCCGCCATTCTCAGCTTTCACATAGTCGGCCCACAATCCTCCCATGCTGTAATGCACTGCGGGGAAGATCCGCATCGGTTCGTCACGAGGGTCGACCCCTTGGAATTTCTCGTAAATCTCGAGGATCCCGCCAAGTTTGCGGTCGAGTTCGGAGCGTTCGATATGGGTCAAGTCGAGATAAACGCACATCCGATCCGGGTCGACGCTTAGTCCATCATTGACACAAATGTCAAAGATTTCGCGGGTCGCGATGTCACGTGGGACAAGATTACCGTATTCGGGATAACGCTCTTCCAAGAAGTAATAGCGTTCGTTTTCGGGGATTTGCTTTGGCTCACGCGAGTCTTGCGGCTTTTTCGGAACCCAGACGCGACCGCCCTCACCGCGAGCCGATTCACTCATCAAACGCAGCTTGTCGCTACCGGGAATTGCGGTCGGGTGGACTTGGATAAACTCAGCGTTGGCGTACTTTGCGCCCGCTTGGTAACAGCGGCTCGCAGCGCTTCCGGTACAGAAGACACTCATCGTGCTGCGGCCGTAGACCAATCCGCAGCCGCCGGTAGCGACCACGACGGCATCGGCCGGAAACGACTTGATCTCCATCGATACCATGTCTTGGGCGACAACGCCACGACAGCGTCCATCGTCGTCCTTGATCGGCGCCAAGAAATCCCAGAACTCAAACTTTCGAACCATGCCCTCGCTTTCACGACGTCGGACTTGTTCGTCCAACGCATACAACAACTGCTGGCCCGTCGTTGCTCCGGCAAAGGCCGTTCGTTTGTAAAGTGTTCCACCAAAGCGTCGACGATCGATAAAGCCTTCGCCGGTGCGGTTAAACGGAACGCCCAAACGATCCATCAAATCGATCACTTTGGGAGCCCAGAAAGCCATCTCTTTCACGGGCGGTTGATGGTTGAGAAAGTCACCCCCATAGACGGTGTCATCAAAGTGCTTCCACTCGTCGTCGCCAAGTTGGCGCGTCGCGTCGTTGCAGCTGTTGATCCCGCCCTGAGCACAAACGCTGTGCGAGCGTTTGACCGGAGTCAGGCTAATCAAATCCACCTTCACACCGAGCTCAGCAAGCTTCATGGTGGATGCAAGGCCGGCGAGTCCACCACCAATAACGACAACACGATGCTCAGACATAATTCAAATCAAACGTTGTTTTAGGAATGACTACAGTTCTTTAGGGGGGGCAAGCGTGCATGCTTTGCCACAATTTACGATTTCACCGCGAAGAGAGCGGCAAGCAATTTTTCTGCTTATTGGTCGCTTGGCACATCGGTCTCGGACGCAGCGGCAGTGTCCGGGGTCACAGCAGCCGATCGCTTTTCAGGTAGATCGGAGATCACGCCCGCTTCGACATTGGCTTTGTACATGCGGTCTTCGATTGTTCTCATGTTGGCCACATCCTCGGGACCGGGCGCGACGGCGGCCCACCATGCACTCAGAGCAATAACCGTAAGCACGGCACCGAAAACCACTGAAACTTTGCTCGCTCGAGCTTGTGCGGCGGGTGAAATCCACAATCCCCAGGTAATTCCTGCTGTCCAAAGTCCGTTTGCCAAGTGGTAAACGCACGCCAAGATGCCCACCAAGTAGAACGCGGGCCACACGAAACCGCCCCATTGGTTCATCGATTCCGCCAACGTGCTGGCGGCGTTGTAGGGCCTAAACGAGGCCATTTGCAAGGGACGAATGACATCCAAGTAGGGACCAAAGTGGAACCAACCGTGCATATGCCAGATGTGCATGAACAAATAAACCAGAGCGATGATTCCGGTCCAACGCTGCCACGCGTAACGGCGGTTGCTCGTGAATCGATACTGGCTGGTATTAAGTTTCGCGTTCTTGGCGATCCAAATCCCTAGAATCCCGTGAAATAGCAGCGGTGCAAAAATACCGCCCCACTCGATGATCGGCAGCGCCTTTCCCGCGCTGTGAATCATGTAAACTGCACGTTGAAACGTTTCGGTGCTGTTCAACAGGCTGGCGTTGGTCGTCAAGTGGATGACCATGTAAAGCCCGAGCGGCACAATTCCAATCAAGGAATGGAACCGGCGAATCGCGAACTCATGTCGAAGGAAAAATGATGTCTTAGTAGTCGAGTTAGCCACGTCTGTCGTCTTGCTTTACATGTGAAAGAGGTAAGACCGCACCAAGCGGCAAGCCATCGGTGATCACAATCACCAGTGAATGCTTGTCACCTGAGAGCCCCAGGTCCAGAGGCCCCAACGGTTCTTCGGGAACACGCCTAGTGCTCTACGGCAATTTGCACTGCCCATTCAGCCCCTGGAACAATTTAGAGCGCAGCGCTTGAATCGCCAAGGACGGCATCTCCCCGTGAAGTCAATATTGGAAACAATGCCACCTATGATCGGTAACATCCTAGCTCCGTCGGGTTTGACCGCCCAAGATACCGCATCGCTCAGTATGAATGTTTGGTGGGTCGTTGGAATTTCAGTGCTAATCGTGCTGATTTCGGTCCTGGTGTTCCGGCTGCATGCCTTTTTGACCCTACTATTAGCAGGATTGTTAGTAGCAAGTTTGTCCACCTCCGCCAATCTTAATCGCTACGCCCAAGCCAAAGTTAGCGAAGGCAAGATGAGCGAAGCGGCGGCGATCTCGTTCGTCTCGCAATCGCCGCCGAGTCGGCTGGCGACTTCGTTTGGAGAAACCGCGGGCAAAATCGGCATTCTGATCGCTCTGGCTAGCGTGATCGGGCAATGCCTACTCGAATCCGGCGCGGCATCGACGATTGTCGACTCGATTCTGAAGATCACCGGACAACGTCGCGCCCCCGAAGCACTCTCTGCGAGTTCCTTTGTCATTGGGATCCCAGTCTACTTTGATACGGTCTTCTATTTGATGGTGCCGTTGGCGAGATCGCTTCGCCGTCGACTCGGCAAGGACTACGTTTTGTTTTTGATGGCGATCATGGCCGGGGGATCGATTGCCCATTCACTGGTACCGCCCACGCCAGGGCCGCTTCAGGTGGCGGAGATCATTGGGGTCGATATCGGCACGATGATGATCGCGGGATTGGCGATCGGAGGATGCAGCAGTGTTTTCTCGCTGATGGCCGCTCGAGTGATCAATCGGCTCGTCGATGTGCCCCTGCGACCTCTCAGCGATAGTGATGCAACGAACGAAAGCGAATCGCGAGCGATGCCGCCGCAAGGCGAGGCGGCCGATGCTTCGCGTCCCTCGCTGATCGCGTCCATTTTACCCATCGTGATCCCGGTCGCGATGATTGGAACCGGATCGGTCGGCGGTTACTTGATTCAATCGGGCTCGCTCGACTTGGCGGGCGCCGCCTCGTGGATGCGAACGCTCGGTGACAAGAACATCGCAATCTCCGTCGGTGCGGCGTTTGCCATGTCGCTGATTCGCTATTGCCCCGCCAGCACTCGGAAGTCGCTTGTCAATCGCTCGTTGAGCTCGGCGGGGAACATCATTTTAATCACCTCCGCGGGTGGGGCTTTCGGAGCGATGCTGTACCAAGCTGGCATCGCGGCTGCGATTGCGGATCTCACCGGCGACCTGCCCGGATTACTGCTGTTGCCGCTTGCCTTTCTTGTCACGGCATCGATTCGAACGCTGCAGGGGTCGGCCACCATTGCGATGATCACCGCAGCCGGCGTGCTCCAGGCGTTTGCACATGCCGAATCGTTGCCCTTTCACCCCGTCTATCTCGCGATGGCGATCGGAGCAGGTAGCAAACCGATCTCTTGGATGACCGACAGCGGCTTCTGGGTGATCACCCGCATGAGCGGCATGACTGAATCCGAAGGGCTCCGAGTGATTGCTCCGATGACCATCGCCATGGGATTTTCGGCATTGTTTTTCACCATGGTTTTCGCGTTTCTATTTCCCGGCGTTTCCTAACGATTCCTTTTTTCTGTTAGGCTAGTCCGCTCTGCTTATCGACTCCGACTCTGTTCACGATTCATCATGACTGCATCCATTTTGGCCGGCTATGCCGATAAAAACGCATCCTTGTTTCGGCGGCTTCAGGTTCCTCTGGGGGATCCGGCGGCCTGGTTTGAAATCCATGGGCACA
It contains:
- a CDS encoding response regulator, whose protein sequence is MHTGSRFKPMEILLVEDGLMDARVTIHSLRRSQVPHRLTLVRCVSEALQFLRREGIFARAPKPDLLLLDLNLPDGSGIDVIEALKHSDVNTETLTTVVLTANEEECVRDRCNELGVHDYIRKPVHEDEFMRVVRDHKRLMVHSTPVLA
- the sdhB gene encoding succinate dehydrogenase iron-sulfur subunit: MIALEPKLKKRPEFIKVRVRRQDGPGKDAYWELHQIKYEPELNVIGVLQRIAAQAKTSDGKKVAPVAWDCGCLEEVCGSCTMVINGRVRQSCSALVDRLLAENSDELVLEPMSKFPVVRDLQVDRERLFRNLTRVKAWVPVDSYYNMGAGERVSREDQEQNYPLSQCMSCGCCLDACPQFAKIELERQEGESDEAFQARKDAEFDTAFVGPHAISQAMLFNNHPTGKSLADDRLDALTGPGGIQSCGNAQNCVSVCPKEIPLTTSIARTGRATTVYTIKKWFQK
- the sdhA gene encoding succinate dehydrogenase flavoprotein subunit, with amino-acid sequence MSEHRVVVIGGGLAGLASTMKLAELGVKVDLISLTPVKRSHSVCAQGGINSCNDATRQLGDDEWKHFDDTVYGGDFLNHQPPVKEMAFWAPKVIDLMDRLGVPFNRTGEGFIDRRRFGGTLYKRTAFAGATTGQQLLYALDEQVRRRESEGMVRKFEFWDFLAPIKDDDGRCRGVVAQDMVSMEIKSFPADAVVVATGGCGLVYGRSTMSVFCTGSAASRCYQAGAKYANAEFIQVHPTAIPGSDKLRLMSESARGEGGRVWVPKKPQDSREPKQIPENERYYFLEERYPEYGNLVPRDIATREIFDICVNDGLSVDPDRMCVYLDLTHIERSELDRKLGGILEIYEKFQGVDPRDEPMRIFPAVHYSMGGLWADYVKAENGGLEAGAPQNHMTNIPGLYAIGECDYHYHGANRLGANSLLSCIFTGLFTGPSIVNYANNQSGGANDVPASVLSAAVETQTKRHQDLLTGHPGRDENPYLIHQELGDLMTRVATVVRRNDQLSDAVEKIQDLHQRAMGVSLSDTGSWTNQNVIFAKSLQDMFPLAKTILKGALQRDECRGAHFKPDFQKPPLTAEDPTERRQQAEEWCDAFEENNRKYLKTTVASWNQETQMPDLAYEDVDTSLIPPRPRLYGLVGAEEIEEVWNKRAQKAVAP
- a CDS encoding succinate dehydrogenase cytochrome b558 subunit — encoded protein: MANSTTKTSFFLRHEFAIRRFHSLIGIVPLGLYMVIHLTTNASLLNSTETFQRAVYMIHSAGKALPIIEWGGIFAPLLFHGILGIWIAKNAKLNTSQYRFTSNRRYAWQRWTGIIALVYLFMHIWHMHGWFHFGPYLDVIRPLQMASFRPYNAASTLAESMNQWGGFVWPAFYLVGILACVYHLANGLWTAGITWGLWISPAAQARASKVSVVFGAVLTVIALSAWWAAVAPGPEDVANMRTIEDRMYKANVEAGVISDLPEKRSAAVTPDTAAASETDVPSDQ
- a CDS encoding GntP family permease, giving the protein MPPMIGNILAPSGLTAQDTASLSMNVWWVVGISVLIVLISVLVFRLHAFLTLLLAGLLVASLSTSANLNRYAQAKVSEGKMSEAAAISFVSQSPPSRLATSFGETAGKIGILIALASVIGQCLLESGAASTIVDSILKITGQRRAPEALSASSFVIGIPVYFDTVFYLMVPLARSLRRRLGKDYVLFLMAIMAGGSIAHSLVPPTPGPLQVAEIIGVDIGTMMIAGLAIGGCSSVFSLMAARVINRLVDVPLRPLSDSDATNESESRAMPPQGEAADASRPSLIASILPIVIPVAMIGTGSVGGYLIQSGSLDLAGAASWMRTLGDKNIAISVGAAFAMSLIRYCPASTRKSLVNRSLSSAGNIILITSAGGAFGAMLYQAGIAAAIADLTGDLPGLLLLPLAFLVTASIRTLQGSATIAMITAAGVLQAFAHAESLPFHPVYLAMAIGAGSKPISWMTDSGFWVITRMSGMTESEGLRVIAPMTIAMGFSALFFTMVFAFLFPGVS